One Williamwhitmania sp. DNA segment encodes these proteins:
- a CDS encoding GNAT family N-acetyltransferase translates to MLTFATARLTLRSLTPADAPVLQDFLGRNREFLQEWEPKRDETYYSIDSARWLIDSSTVTNNNKTGLSLYLFRLGEEKIIGHIGLSNIVYGPFLSCFLGYKLDFEETNKGYISEGLQRVIQVAFDDYKLHRIEANVMPRNIRSIKVLEKLGFEQEGVSKRYLKINGKWEDHLHYVLLNPKVE, encoded by the coding sequence ATGCTCACCTTCGCTACTGCAAGACTAACGCTGCGATCGCTTACCCCAGCTGATGCGCCCGTGCTCCAAGACTTTTTGGGTAGGAACAGGGAATTCCTTCAGGAGTGGGAGCCAAAGAGAGATGAAACTTACTACTCCATCGATTCGGCGCGATGGCTCATAGATAGCAGCACCGTAACGAACAACAACAAAACAGGCCTAAGCCTTTACCTCTTTAGGTTGGGAGAAGAAAAAATTATTGGCCACATTGGGTTGTCGAACATCGTTTACGGACCATTCCTCTCTTGCTTTTTGGGGTACAAATTAGATTTTGAGGAGACAAACAAAGGGTATATTTCTGAAGGGTTGCAAAGGGTAATACAGGTAGCATTCGACGATTATAAGCTACACCGGATAGAGGCAAACGTTATGCCTAGAAATATTCGCTCCATTAAGGTTTTGGAGAAATTGGGATTTGAGCAAGAAGGCGTAAGCAAGAGATACCTCAAAATTAACGGAAAGTGGGAGGACCACCTTCACTACGTTTTGCTGAACCCCAAAGTTGAGTAA
- the alr gene encoding alanine racemase: MDKAATMNSFHTSYLEISKSALQHNLRFLKENIIPNAQISSVVKGNAYGHGIELFVPLAEECGISHFSVFSADEARRVYHAQTGNSSIMIMGMLGQDQLEWAIENDIEFYVFEQQRLEKALEIAKKVGKQAKLHVEVETGMNRTGFAIKKLPWVLQLLKQNSDNLCFTGLCTHFAGAESITNYYRIHKQQQVFDKALKIVAASGIAPQKRHTACSAAALRYPKAQMDLVRLGIVQYGFFPTREVLIEYLTKKKTKDNPLQRLLSWKSRVMDVKVVKTGEFIGYGTAYLANNDKTIATIPVGYGDGFSRSMSNQGRVLIHGQRVSVIGTVNMSMITVDVTSLENVNIGDEVVLIGKQGDLEISVASFSETSELINYELL; the protein is encoded by the coding sequence ATGGACAAAGCAGCTACCATGAACTCATTTCACACCTCCTACCTCGAAATCAGCAAATCGGCACTACAGCACAACTTGCGCTTTCTGAAGGAGAATATTATTCCTAACGCCCAAATTTCCTCCGTTGTGAAAGGGAATGCCTACGGTCATGGTATTGAACTTTTTGTTCCTTTGGCCGAGGAGTGCGGCATAAGCCACTTTTCGGTGTTCAGCGCCGACGAAGCCCGGCGCGTGTATCACGCACAAACAGGCAATAGCAGCATCATGATAATGGGCATGTTAGGCCAAGACCAGCTGGAGTGGGCCATTGAAAACGACATTGAGTTTTACGTTTTTGAGCAACAGCGCCTAGAAAAGGCACTGGAAATTGCAAAAAAGGTTGGCAAGCAAGCCAAGCTCCACGTTGAGGTGGAGACGGGGATGAACCGAACAGGATTTGCGATTAAAAAGCTTCCTTGGGTTTTGCAACTTCTCAAGCAGAATAGTGACAACCTCTGCTTTACCGGCCTCTGCACCCACTTTGCCGGAGCCGAAAGCATAACCAACTACTACCGCATACACAAGCAGCAACAAGTTTTCGACAAGGCGCTAAAAATTGTTGCGGCAAGCGGAATAGCACCCCAGAAAAGGCACACGGCCTGTTCTGCGGCAGCACTACGATACCCAAAAGCTCAAATGGATTTAGTGAGGCTTGGGATTGTGCAGTATGGATTTTTTCCAACACGAGAGGTGCTTATTGAATATCTCACCAAGAAGAAGACAAAGGATAATCCTTTACAGCGCCTACTCTCTTGGAAGAGTCGGGTGATGGACGTAAAGGTGGTGAAAACAGGAGAGTTCATAGGCTATGGAACCGCCTACCTTGCCAATAACGACAAAACCATTGCTACCATTCCGGTTGGTTATGGCGATGGATTTAGCCGCTCCATGAGCAACCAGGGCCGTGTGCTTATTCATGGCCAACGGGTAAGCGTAATTGGCACGGTAAACATGAGCATGATTACAGTAGACGTTACCAGCCTCGAAAATGTAAACATTGGCGACGAGGTGGTGTTGATAGGTAAACAGGGAGACCTCGAAATTAGCGTTGCCTCCTTTAGCGAAACCAGCGAGCTCATCAACTACGAGCTGCT